The following proteins are co-located in the Pseudomonas fluorescens genome:
- a CDS encoding NADH:flavin oxidoreductase/NADH oxidase family protein, producing the protein MSPFEALQLPNGQILTNRIAKAAMEENMADAHQAPSRELKQLYKAWADGEPGLLLTGNVMIDRHAMTGPGGVALEDEQHLHSFREWADVARAKGVHFWVQLSHPGRQTMANLGQQALAPSAVALDLGGFSKMFAKPKAMTEHDIQDVINRFATSARLAEQAGFTGVQIHAAHGYLLSQFLSPLSNLRTDRWGGSLENRARLLLEVINAVRANVSPSFCVAVKLNSADFQRGGFEEADARAVVEMLNPLPIDLLELSGGSYEAPAMQGDARDGRTLAREAYFLEFAKELATIATMPLMVTGGIRRLPIVQQVLDSGIAMAGIATALTLEPQLIKHWRAGRDLNPQLKPINWQRKPLAALATLAVVRYQMRRLSRGHQPKPKVAPCMALVRDQWFIARRTRQYRAAMTQSSH; encoded by the coding sequence ATGTCGCCCTTTGAAGCTTTGCAACTGCCCAACGGCCAAATCCTCACCAACCGCATCGCCAAGGCAGCGATGGAGGAAAACATGGCCGACGCCCACCAAGCGCCGTCGCGCGAATTGAAACAGCTGTACAAAGCCTGGGCGGACGGTGAGCCCGGTCTGTTACTGACCGGCAACGTGATGATCGACCGCCACGCCATGACCGGGCCCGGCGGCGTGGCCCTGGAAGACGAACAGCACCTGCACAGTTTTCGTGAGTGGGCCGATGTTGCCCGCGCCAAGGGCGTGCACTTTTGGGTGCAGCTCAGCCATCCGGGTCGCCAGACCATGGCCAATCTGGGCCAGCAAGCCTTGGCACCCTCTGCCGTTGCGCTCGATCTGGGCGGTTTTTCGAAGATGTTTGCCAAGCCCAAGGCCATGACCGAACACGACATTCAAGACGTAATCAACCGCTTCGCCACCAGCGCGCGCCTGGCCGAACAAGCCGGGTTTACCGGGGTGCAGATCCACGCAGCACATGGCTATTTGCTCAGCCAGTTTCTCTCGCCCCTGAGCAATCTGCGCACCGATCGCTGGGGCGGCTCGCTGGAAAACCGTGCGCGCCTGCTGCTGGAGGTGATCAACGCAGTGCGCGCCAACGTCAGCCCATCCTTTTGCGTGGCAGTAAAGCTCAACTCGGCGGACTTCCAGCGCGGCGGCTTCGAAGAGGCCGATGCCCGCGCCGTGGTCGAGATGCTCAACCCGCTGCCGATTGACCTGCTCGAATTATCCGGCGGCAGTTATGAGGCCCCGGCGATGCAAGGGGACGCACGGGACGGCCGCACCCTGGCGCGTGAAGCGTACTTCCTGGAATTTGCCAAGGAACTTGCAACCATCGCCACCATGCCGCTGATGGTCACCGGTGGTATTCGTCGCCTGCCGATCGTGCAGCAGGTGCTCGACAGTGGCATTGCCATGGCCGGCATCGCCACCGCCCTGACGCTGGAACCGCAGTTGATCAAGCATTGGCGCGCAGGGCGCGACCTGAACCCGCAACTCAAACCGATTAACTGGCAGCGCAAGCCGCTGGCCGCCCTCGCCACCCTGGCAGTGGTGCGTTACCAGATGCGCCGCCTGAGCCGCGGCCATCAGCCCAAGCCCAAGGTTGCCCCGTGCATGGCGCTGGTCCGTGACCAGTGGTTTATCGCCCGCCGCACCCGCCAATACCGCGCCGCCATGACGCAATCTTCACATTAA
- a CDS encoding MerR family transcriptional regulator: MNIGELAKQSGLAASRIRFYEAEGLISQVGRQANGYRRYSAQALQTLQLIQSAQQAGFTLQELKALMPAPGEHKRDELIEALERKVQQIEGMQAQLAHSKAQLLGVIEAVRAHPADVPCSMGQKQVLASINLTP; this comes from the coding sequence ATGAATATTGGTGAACTGGCAAAACAGAGCGGGCTGGCGGCGTCGCGTATCCGCTTTTATGAGGCCGAAGGGCTGATCAGCCAGGTGGGGCGCCAGGCCAATGGCTATCGACGCTATTCAGCGCAAGCGTTGCAAACCCTGCAACTGATTCAGAGCGCGCAGCAGGCCGGGTTTACCTTGCAGGAGCTCAAGGCATTGATGCCGGCTCCAGGCGAACACAAGCGCGACGAGCTGATTGAGGCGCTGGAGCGCAAGGTGCAGCAGATCGAAGGGATGCAGGCGCAGTTGGCCCACAGCAAAGCGCAGTTGCTGGGCGTGATCGAGGCGGTGCGGGCGCACCCGGCAGATGTGCCGTGTTCGATGGGTCAAAAGCAAGTGCTGGCGTCGATCAACCTCACGCCATAA
- a CDS encoding DUF934 domain-containing protein, with translation MQRIIKNNEVLDETWHLLPKDASFDGISNCDDLIVPLALWREHAHALKARDGGLGVWLDADEEAEEIGDDVEHFQVIALNFPAFTDGRNYSNARLLRDRYGFKGELRAIGDVLRDQLFYLHRCGFDAFALRADKDPYEALESLKDFSVTYQAATDEPLPLFRRR, from the coding sequence ATGCAGCGAATCATTAAGAACAACGAAGTCCTCGACGAAACCTGGCACCTGCTGCCCAAGGACGCGAGCTTCGACGGTATTTCCAACTGCGACGACCTGATCGTACCGTTGGCCTTGTGGCGCGAACACGCCCATGCGCTCAAGGCCCGCGATGGCGGCCTGGGTGTGTGGCTGGACGCCGATGAAGAGGCCGAAGAAATCGGCGACGACGTGGAGCACTTCCAGGTTATCGCCCTGAACTTCCCGGCCTTCACCGACGGGCGCAACTACTCCAACGCCCGCCTGCTGCGTGACCGCTACGGTTTCAAAGGCGAGTTGCGCGCGATTGGTGATGTGCTGCGCGATCAGCTGTTTTATCTGCACCGCTGCGGGTTCGATGCCTTCGCCTTGCGCGCCGACAAAGACCCGTACGAAGCGCTGGAAAGCCTCAAGGATTTCTCGGTGACCTATCAAGCCGCAACGGATGAACCGCTGCCCTTGTTCCGTCGTCGCTAA
- a CDS encoding nitrite/sulfite reductase: MYVYDEYDQRIIEDRVKQFRDQTRRYLAGELSEEEFRPLRLQNGLYVQRFAPMLRVAVPYGQLTSRQTRMMAKIARDFDKGYAHISTRQNVQFNWPALEDVPDILAELGTVQMHAIQTSGNCLRNVTTDQFAGVAADELIDPRPWCEIVRQWTTFHPEFAYLPRKFKIAINGSTSDRAAIEVHDIGLEPVHNAAGELGFRVLVGGGLGRTPVVGAFINEFLPWQDLLSYLDAILRVYNRYGRRDNKYKARIKILVKALTPEVFAQKVDAEMEHLRGGQTTLTEAEVHRVAKHFVDPEYKALSNQDAELAALDQQHPGFARWRTRNTLAHKKPGYVAVTLSLKPTGVAPGDITDKQLDAVADLAERYSFGQLRTSHEQNIILADVEQSQLFTLWGELREGGFATPNIGLLTDIICCPGGDFCSLANAKSIPIAESIQRRFDDLDYLFDIGELDLNISGCMNACGHHHVGHIGILGVDKKGEEFYQVSLGGSASRDASLGKILGPSFAQEAMPEVIGKLIDVYIEQRTEDERFIDTYQRIGIDLFKERVYAANH; the protein is encoded by the coding sequence ATGTACGTATACGACGAATACGATCAGCGCATCATCGAGGACCGCGTCAAGCAGTTCCGTGATCAGACCCGACGCTATCTGGCAGGTGAACTGAGCGAAGAAGAGTTCCGCCCTCTGCGCCTGCAAAATGGCCTTTATGTTCAGCGCTTTGCGCCGATGCTGCGGGTGGCCGTGCCCTATGGCCAACTGACCTCGCGCCAGACGCGGATGATGGCCAAGATTGCCCGCGACTTCGACAAAGGCTACGCCCACATCAGTACCCGCCAGAACGTGCAGTTCAACTGGCCGGCGCTGGAGGACGTGCCGGACATCCTGGCTGAACTGGGGACCGTGCAGATGCACGCCATTCAGACCAGCGGTAACTGCCTGCGCAACGTGACCACCGACCAGTTTGCCGGCGTAGCCGCCGACGAGCTGATCGACCCGCGCCCCTGGTGTGAAATCGTCCGTCAGTGGACCACCTTTCACCCGGAATTCGCCTACCTGCCGCGCAAGTTCAAGATCGCCATCAATGGCTCGACCTCGGACCGCGCCGCCATCGAAGTGCATGACATTGGCCTTGAGCCGGTGCACAACGCCGCTGGCGAGCTGGGTTTCCGTGTGCTGGTCGGTGGCGGCCTCGGTCGTACACCGGTGGTCGGTGCGTTCATCAATGAGTTTCTGCCATGGCAGGACCTGTTGAGCTACCTCGATGCCATTTTGCGGGTCTACAACCGCTACGGCCGTCGTGACAACAAGTACAAGGCCCGGATCAAGATCCTGGTCAAAGCGCTGACCCCTGAGGTGTTTGCGCAGAAGGTCGACGCTGAGATGGAACACCTGCGCGGCGGCCAGACCACCCTGACCGAAGCCGAAGTACACCGTGTGGCCAAGCACTTCGTCGACCCTGAGTACAAGGCCCTGAGCAATCAGGACGCCGAACTGGCCGCCCTTGACCAGCAGCACCCAGGTTTCGCCCGCTGGCGTACCCGCAATACCCTGGCGCACAAAAAACCGGGCTATGTAGCGGTGACCCTGTCGCTGAAACCTACCGGCGTTGCGCCAGGTGACATCACCGACAAACAGCTGGACGCCGTCGCCGATCTGGCCGAGCGCTACAGTTTCGGCCAACTGCGCACCTCCCACGAGCAGAACATCATTCTCGCCGACGTTGAGCAAAGCCAACTGTTCACGCTGTGGGGCGAACTGCGCGAAGGCGGTTTCGCCACGCCGAACATCGGCTTGCTGACCGACATCATCTGCTGCCCGGGCGGCGACTTCTGCTCCCTGGCCAACGCCAAATCGATCCCGATCGCCGAATCGATCCAGCGCCGTTTCGACGACCTGGACTACCTGTTCGACATCGGCGAGCTGGACCTGAACATCTCCGGTTGCATGAACGCCTGTGGTCACCACCATGTCGGCCACATCGGCATCCTGGGCGTGGACAAGAAAGGCGAAGAATTCTACCAAGTGTCCCTGGGTGGCAGCGCCAGCCGCGATGCGAGCCTGGGCAAGATCCTCGGCCCGTCCTTCGCCCAGGAAGCCATGCCCGAGGTGATCGGCAAGCTGATCGACGTGTACATCGAACAGCGCACCGAAGATGAGCGTTTCATCGACACCTACCAGCGCATCGGCATCGACTTGTTCAAGGAGCGCGTCTATGCAGCGAATCATTAA
- a CDS encoding ABC transporter substrate-binding protein translates to MLKVLIACVWLLGSAYGAMAHATSVVFLNPGTSTETFWVTYAQFMQAAAKDLGLDLRVRYSERNPDTTVAHAREALQGENRPDYLVFVNEQYIAPQILRMALGCGVKLLIVNNALTAAQLQMLDMHKDAQWIGSLVADDEQAGYLMLTDLLRSHGPVAPGESLDLLAFSGVKNTPAAQRREQGLRRALAEHPQVRLRQLVYGEWSRQRAFEQATQLFKRYPQTALVWSANDEMALGAMQALQDSGRVPGKDALFSAVNSSPGILQARLDGRLTTLVAGHFTLGGWAMVLINDDAKGVDIAAYGGRDRQQALFQLIDARQAQRLLGPMPPVDFRALSAVGKPPSYRYPFSLQLLLR, encoded by the coding sequence ATGTTGAAGGTTCTGATTGCGTGCGTGTGGTTATTGGGTTCGGCGTACGGGGCGATGGCCCATGCGACGTCAGTGGTGTTTCTTAACCCGGGCACGTCGACCGAAACTTTCTGGGTCACCTACGCGCAATTCATGCAGGCCGCCGCCAAGGACCTCGGCCTGGATTTGCGTGTGCGTTATTCCGAGCGCAACCCGGACACAACCGTCGCCCATGCGCGCGAAGCCCTGCAAGGGGAAAACCGCCCGGACTACCTGGTGTTCGTCAACGAACAATACATTGCTCCGCAGATCTTGCGCATGGCCTTGGGCTGCGGGGTCAAGCTGTTGATCGTGAACAATGCGTTGACGGCCGCTCAACTGCAAATGCTCGACATGCACAAAGACGCGCAGTGGATCGGCAGCCTGGTGGCCGATGACGAGCAGGCCGGTTACCTGATGCTCACCGACCTGCTGCGCAGCCATGGCCCGGTTGCACCCGGTGAGTCTCTGGACCTGCTGGCGTTTTCTGGGGTTAAAAATACGCCGGCCGCACAGCGACGTGAGCAGGGCTTGCGCCGCGCCCTGGCCGAGCACCCGCAAGTGCGTCTGCGCCAGTTGGTGTATGGCGAATGGAGCCGCCAGCGCGCATTCGAGCAAGCCACGCAGTTGTTCAAGCGCTATCCCCAGACGGCGTTGGTATGGTCTGCCAACGATGAGATGGCGCTCGGCGCCATGCAGGCCCTGCAAGACAGCGGGCGCGTGCCGGGCAAGGACGCGCTGTTCAGTGCAGTCAACAGCTCGCCGGGCATCTTGCAGGCACGCCTCGACGGCCGGCTCACAACCCTCGTCGCCGGGCACTTCACGTTGGGTGGCTGGGCCATGGTGTTGATCAATGATGACGCCAAGGGCGTCGATATCGCCGCCTACGGCGGGCGTGACCGCCAGCAAGCGTTGTTCCAGCTGATCGACGCCAGGCAGGCACAACGCTTATTGGGGCCAATGCCGCCAGTGGATTTTCGCGCACTGTCAGCGGTGGGCAAGCCACCGTCCTACCGTTACCCGTTCAGCCTGCAACTGCTGTTGCGTTAA
- a CDS encoding DUF2970 domain-containing protein — MEDPSDNKPPTFWQMLHSVLAAAFGVQSGKNRARDFTHGKPSHFVVLGILFTAVFALTLFGIVKLVLHLAGV, encoded by the coding sequence ATGGAAGACCCAAGCGATAACAAACCGCCGACCTTCTGGCAGATGCTGCACAGCGTGTTGGCGGCAGCGTTCGGTGTGCAAAGCGGCAAAAACCGCGCTCGCGACTTTACTCACGGCAAGCCCAGCCACTTTGTGGTCCTGGGCATCCTGTTCACAGCGGTGTTTGCGCTGACCTTGTTCGGCATTGTCAAACTGGTGCTGCACCTGGCGGGCGTTTAA